A stretch of the Bacillota bacterium genome encodes the following:
- a CDS encoding L-lactate dehydrogenase, giving the protein MVQTTAAKVVIVGTGFVGATTAYALMISGLVSELVLLDVNRQKAEGEAMDLNHAASFVKPILIYAGDYPDCRDAQIVIFTAGANQKPGETRLHLAVQNVQIIQEELPKIIRHCPQAIVIVVANPVDILTYAALKVSGLPSARVMGSGTVLDSSRFRHVISRHCRVDARNIHAYVIGEHGDTEVPVWSLANIAGIPLDEYYSIWGQRCVVEDKQALFEQVRTAAYQIIERKGATYYAIGLAIRRICEAILRDEYSILTISSLIDNIYGVSDICLSLPCLVNERGRERIIALPLSESEISAFRQSAETLRAILRQLNL; this is encoded by the coding sequence TTGGTCCAAACCACTGCCGCAAAAGTGGTCATCGTGGGGACAGGCTTTGTGGGGGCAACAACGGCATATGCCTTAATGATCAGCGGCCTCGTTTCTGAACTGGTGTTACTTGATGTTAATCGGCAAAAGGCTGAAGGGGAAGCGATGGATCTCAACCACGCCGCTTCCTTCGTGAAACCAATTCTGATCTACGCCGGTGATTATCCGGATTGTCGAGATGCCCAGATCGTCATCTTTACCGCCGGGGCAAATCAAAAGCCAGGGGAAACACGACTTCACCTGGCCGTACAAAATGTTCAGATAATTCAGGAGGAATTGCCGAAAATAATTCGCCATTGTCCTCAGGCGATTGTCATAGTGGTCGCAAACCCAGTTGATATCCTTACCTATGCGGCACTCAAGGTGTCCGGTCTACCCTCGGCCCGAGTCATGGGTTCGGGTACAGTGCTAGATAGTTCCCGGTTTCGACACGTCATCAGTCGGCATTGTCGGGTGGATGCCCGCAATATTCACGCCTATGTTATTGGCGAACACGGCGATACCGAAGTCCCGGTGTGGAGTCTAGCTAACATCGCCGGGATTCCGCTGGATGAATACTACTCAATCTGGGGGCAAAGATGTGTGGTCGAGGATAAACAAGCGTTATTCGAACAAGTGAGAACAGCCGCTTATCAAATCATTGAACGCAAGGGAGCAACCTACTACGCCATCGGTCTGGCCATCCGCCGGATCTGTGAAGCTATTCTGCGGGACGAGTACTCGATCTTGACCATCTCCAGTTTAATCGACAATATCTACGGTGTTAGCGATATCTGCCTCAGCCTCCCCTGCCTGGTCAATGAACGGGGACGGGAAAGGATTATCGCCCTGCCCTTGAGTGAATCAGAAATCTCGGCCTTTCGCCAATCGGCTGAAACACTGCGGGCAATTCTTCGCCAATTAAATTTATAA
- a CDS encoding uracil-DNA glycosylase, with product MEPKQLRLFVEEESTDTEAGSSTVNELKPASDSFRLSLEFKPTETFSAGRYATLEELAAFCQHCQRCRLRSGCRGVVFGEGNPSARIMFVGEGPGQTEDELGRPFVGLAGQLLDRILQAAGFVREEVYIANVVKCRPPGNRLPQPDEVAACRPYLEEQIRLIKPAAIVCLGALATQTLLDPQARITKVRGQWFEKGGIWFLPTFHPAALLRDESKKRPVWEDFKRLRDWYRSNFS from the coding sequence ATGGAACCAAAGCAATTGCGCCTGTTTGTTGAGGAAGAGTCAACCGATACTGAGGCCGGTAGTTCAACCGTGAACGAACTAAAACCGGCCAGCGATTCCTTTCGATTAAGCCTGGAGTTCAAACCTACCGAGACTTTTAGCGCCGGCCGCTATGCCACGCTGGAAGAACTGGCGGCTTTCTGTCAGCATTGTCAGCGGTGCCGGCTGAGGAGCGGCTGCCGCGGCGTGGTGTTTGGGGAGGGCAACCCGTCCGCCCGCATTATGTTTGTGGGCGAAGGGCCTGGACAGACGGAGGACGAGCTCGGGCGTCCCTTTGTGGGACTGGCTGGTCAGCTGCTAGACCGGATCCTCCAGGCGGCCGGATTTGTCCGGGAGGAAGTGTATATCGCAAATGTTGTTAAATGTCGTCCGCCAGGCAACCGGCTCCCTCAACCGGATGAAGTGGCGGCCTGTCGTCCATACCTTGAGGAGCAAATTCGGTTGATCAAGCCGGCGGCAATCGTCTGTCTCGGCGCGTTGGCTACCCAGACTTTGCTTGATCCCCAGGCCCGGATCACTAAAGTCCGCGGCCAGTGGTTCGAAAAGGGCGGGATCTGGTTCCTGCCGACTTTTCACCCAGCGGCACTTCTCCGGGACGAAAGCAAGAAACGTCCGGTCTGGGAAGACTTCAAACGCCTACGCGACTGGTACCGGAGTAATTTTTCGTGA
- the tsaE gene encoding tRNA (adenosine(37)-N6)-threonylcarbamoyltransferase complex ATPase subunit type 1 TsaE: protein MWQRRICHAEEMRRLGEYLGQILWPGAVICLSGELGAGKTVLAQGVAKGAGVGGYVTSPTFTLVHEYQGEHPVYHLDVYRLDDPAEFAELGFREYLGGDGIAIVEWPERILEYLPQQYLLVEIKRDEHQADCRLVTIKPVGDDYHVVLEELEQRADFGY, encoded by the coding sequence ATGTGGCAACGCCGGATATGCCATGCTGAAGAAATGCGCCGCCTCGGCGAGTACCTGGGTCAAATTTTGTGGCCGGGTGCTGTTATTTGTCTTTCAGGAGAATTGGGCGCTGGTAAAACCGTGTTGGCTCAGGGAGTGGCCAAAGGAGCAGGGGTGGGGGGCTATGTAACCAGCCCGACCTTTACCCTGGTTCATGAATATCAGGGAGAACACCCAGTTTATCATCTTGATGTTTACCGTTTAGATGACCCAGCCGAGTTTGCCGAGCTTGGTTTTCGTGAATACCTGGGTGGTGATGGAATCGCGATAGTTGAGTGGCCAGAACGGATTTTAGAGTATTTACCCCAACAGTACCTGCTGGTTGAGATTAAGAGGGATGAGCACCAGGCAGATTGTCGCCTTGTTACCATTAAGCCAGTAGGCGACGACTATCATGTGGTGTTAGAGGAGTTGGAGCAGCGTGCGGATTTTGGGTATTGA
- the tsaB gene encoding tRNA (adenosine(37)-N6)-threonylcarbamoyltransferase complex dimerization subunit type 1 TsaB has protein sequence MRILGIDSSTTVAGVAVVEDDRLVVETFLNTRKNHSQRLMPMLDAMLREADLTLADIDALAVSIGPGSFTGLRIGLATVKGLAQATGKPLIGVPTLDALALNVAGLTGLICPVLDARKNEVYMAVYQSASSLQVNRISDYLAISPTELIGLFQGSRFFGDGASDWRHCPVTFLGDATPVYRDLLTEGLGNRARWVLPTHNLIRAAQIAYLGGQRLAAGQKDDYLTIKPLYIRQSEAEVRWQSREKENACYRR, from the coding sequence GTGCGGATTTTGGGTATTGACAGTTCGACAACAGTGGCTGGCGTGGCGGTGGTCGAAGATGACCGGCTGGTGGTAGAAACCTTTCTGAATACGCGCAAAAACCATTCGCAGCGGCTAATGCCGATGCTGGACGCCATGCTGCGGGAAGCTGACTTAACGCTGGCAGACATAGACGCCCTCGCCGTTTCCATCGGTCCCGGTTCCTTTACTGGCTTGCGCATAGGGTTGGCCACAGTTAAAGGGTTAGCGCAGGCCACGGGGAAACCGTTAATTGGGGTACCGACTCTGGATGCTTTGGCGTTGAATGTGGCTGGTCTAACCGGTTTAATCTGCCCTGTTTTAGACGCGCGGAAAAATGAAGTTTATATGGCCGTATATCAATCTGCCTCATCCCTTCAGGTCAACAGAATAAGTGATTATTTAGCCATCAGCCCGACAGAGTTGATTGGCCTTTTCCAGGGTTCGCGCTTTTTTGGTGATGGTGCAAGCGATTGGCGGCACTGTCCGGTAACTTTTCTGGGTGATGCAACACCAGTATATCGGGACCTGTTAACAGAGGGGCTGGGTAACCGTGCCCGGTGGGTATTACCTACCCATAACTTAATTCGCGCGGCCCAAATCGCTTATTTGGGTGGTCAGCGGTTGGCGGCTGGACAGAAGGATGATTATTTAACCATCAAGCCGCTCTATATTCGCCAGTCTGAGGCCGAAGTCAGGTGGCAGAGCCGGGAAAAGGAGAATGCCTGCTATAGAAGGTGA
- the rimI gene encoding ribosomal protein S18-alanine N-acetyltransferase, producing the protein MPAIEGDEVNFKIRKMMAEDLDDILRIEQVSFPTPWSRQAYLSELQNDFAYYVVAVVDEQVVGYAGMWLLVDEAHVTNVAVAPDYRGRQLGEYLLKWLMEIAVLRGARAITLEVRPSNRPAQRLYTRLGFVAAGLRRGYYTDTGEDAIIMWKYLPTHASEEITNESGE; encoded by the coding sequence ATGCCTGCTATAGAAGGTGACGAAGTGAACTTTAAGATTAGAAAAATGATGGCTGAAGACCTGGACGACATTTTAAGAATCGAACAGGTATCTTTTCCTACACCCTGGTCAAGACAGGCCTATCTGTCCGAACTGCAAAACGACTTTGCCTACTATGTAGTGGCAGTCGTGGATGAGCAGGTAGTGGGTTATGCCGGGATGTGGTTGCTTGTTGATGAGGCACATGTGACCAACGTCGCCGTTGCTCCCGACTACCGCGGACGGCAACTCGGTGAATATCTGCTTAAATGGTTGATGGAAATCGCAGTTTTGCGCGGCGCCCGGGCGATCACCCTGGAGGTGCGACCATCAAACCGGCCAGCCCAGCGTCTTTATACCCGCTTAGGTTTTGTAGCGGCCGGCCTCCGTCGGGGCTACTATACCGATACAGGTGAAGACGCGATTATCATGTGGAAGTATTTACCAACGCATGCGTCTGAAGAAATAACGAACGAGTCAGGCGAGTAA
- a CDS encoding 4Fe-4S binding protein, whose translation MSYKITDDCLSCGACVDECKAEAISEGSDKYVIDPEKCTDCGSCADICPVGAAQPE comes from the coding sequence GTGAGCTACAAGATTACAGACGACTGTCTCAGTTGTGGAGCCTGTGTCGATGAGTGCAAAGCCGAAGCGATCAGCGAGGGCTCTGATAAATACGTCATCGACCCTGAGAAATGCACCGATTGTGGTTCATGTGCCGACATCTGTCCGGTCGGTGCAGCACAGCCAGAATAA
- a CDS encoding DUF1657 domain-containing protein, protein MTVGQKMHTTLSNLESACASLKSFALETQDQSAKQMFNDYAAQLDNMIQSFKGRVDYIEQQEPQYKVRQQAGQQQQMKK, encoded by the coding sequence GTGACAGTTGGCCAAAAAATGCATACCACTCTGAGCAATCTGGAATCCGCCTGCGCTAGTCTAAAATCGTTTGCCCTGGAAACGCAGGATCAGTCGGCCAAGCAAATGTTTAACGATTATGCTGCCCAATTAGACAACATGATCCAAAGTTTTAAAGGTCGGGTTGACTATATTGAGCAGCAGGAACCTCAATATAAGGTTAGACAACAAGCCGGCCAACAGCAGCAAATGAAAAAATAA
- the tsaD gene encoding tRNA (adenosine(37)-N6)-threonylcarbamoyltransferase complex transferase subunit TsaD — MYSAHLNILGLETSCDDTSAAIVANGREIRANIISSQIQVHQKFGGVVPEIASRKHLENISVVIDEALRVSGLDWPDIGGIAVTYGPGLVGALLVGVSTGKALAYARNIPLIGVNHLEAHIYANFLEHPELCLPVVCLVVSGGHTNLIYLQEHGRYELLGRTRDDAAGEAFDKIARTMGLGYPGGPQIDRLAQTGDPTAIPLPRAWLEEGSLDFSFSGLKSAVLNYLNRANQLGSRVNYSDLAASFQQAVIDVLVYKTIHASKQKEVKTILLAGGVAANSWLRRQLAEAAAEAGMNLVYPSSLLCTDNAAMVACAGYYKFCRGDLAPLDLNAVPNLSLI; from the coding sequence ATGTATTCAGCGCATCTAAATATCTTGGGCTTGGAAACATCGTGCGATGATACTTCCGCGGCGATTGTGGCTAACGGTCGGGAAATCAGAGCCAATATAATTTCTTCACAAATTCAGGTCCACCAAAAATTTGGTGGCGTTGTACCGGAAATTGCTTCGCGTAAACATCTGGAAAATATTTCCGTTGTAATTGACGAAGCACTCAGGGTCTCTGGTCTGGACTGGCCTGATATTGGGGGAATTGCTGTTACCTATGGCCCAGGCCTGGTTGGAGCTTTACTGGTAGGTGTCTCAACAGGGAAAGCCCTAGCGTATGCACGAAATATCCCGCTGATTGGGGTTAATCACCTGGAAGCACATATCTACGCCAATTTTCTCGAACACCCGGAGTTGTGTTTACCGGTGGTTTGTTTGGTTGTCTCCGGTGGCCATACCAACCTGATCTATCTCCAAGAACATGGGCGATACGAGTTACTGGGACGAACACGGGACGATGCGGCCGGGGAAGCTTTCGATAAAATTGCCCGGACAATGGGGTTAGGCTATCCTGGCGGGCCGCAGATTGACCGTCTGGCGCAAACTGGCGATCCCACAGCAATCCCTTTGCCTCGGGCCTGGCTTGAGGAGGGGAGTTTAGATTTTAGCTTTAGTGGTCTCAAGTCCGCAGTCTTAAATTATCTAAACCGAGCCAATCAACTTGGCTCAAGAGTCAATTACTCAGACCTGGCTGCCAGTTTTCAACAGGCGGTGATCGACGTGCTCGTGTACAAAACGATTCACGCCAGCAAGCAAAAAGAGGTGAAAACCATTCTCTTGGCTGGTGGAGTAGCGGCCAACTCCTGGTTACGCCGTCAGCTGGCGGAGGCGGCCGCTGAAGCCGGGATGAATCTAGTCTACCCATCGTCATTGCTCTGCACGGACAATGCAGCTATGGTGGCCTGTGCCGGGTATTATAAATTCTGCCGGGGTGACCTGGCCCCTTTGGACCTAAATGCTGTCCCAAATCTGTCGTTAATCTAG
- the lgt gene encoding prolipoprotein diacylglyceryl transferase — MHPILYSFGPINIYAWGFMLSLAVIVSALGARRMAAKAGIDPDHIINLAILLVLSGLLGARIFYAIFYEPGYFMAHPLDIFKFWEPGLVWYGGLIGGIIAGGLYVHFYHLPFWGLADVLAPWLALGYSIVRIGCFLNGCCYGKVTTVPWGVVFPQLDNLTRHPTQLYSAAVGFVLASILFWLYPRRKFAGQVFLTYLMAYGVLRSVVEYFRDNLTILGPITVSQAISLVVISLAGVIYYVLARQAKDLG; from the coding sequence ATGCATCCAATCCTTTATTCTTTTGGCCCGATCAACATTTATGCCTGGGGATTCATGCTTAGTTTGGCTGTGATCGTCAGCGCATTAGGTGCCAGGCGCATGGCGGCTAAGGCGGGTATTGACCCGGACCACATTATCAACCTGGCAATTCTTCTGGTTCTCAGCGGACTCTTAGGTGCGCGTATTTTTTACGCTATTTTTTACGAACCAGGCTACTTTATGGCTCATCCCCTGGATATCTTCAAGTTCTGGGAACCAGGTCTGGTTTGGTACGGTGGACTGATTGGTGGGATAATTGCCGGCGGGTTGTATGTCCACTTTTATCATTTACCTTTCTGGGGCTTGGCTGATGTCCTGGCCCCATGGCTAGCTTTGGGCTACAGCATAGTCCGGATTGGCTGTTTCCTGAATGGTTGTTGTTACGGTAAAGTCACCACTGTCCCCTGGGGTGTGGTCTTCCCCCAGCTGGATAACCTGACCCGCCATCCAACCCAGCTCTATTCCGCAGCGGTTGGCTTTGTCCTGGCTAGCATCTTGTTTTGGCTTTACCCGCGCCGAAAATTTGCTGGTCAGGTATTTCTGACCTATCTAATGGCTTACGGGGTTTTGCGCTCGGTGGTTGAATACTTTCGCGATAACTTGACCATATTAGGACCGATTACTGTTTCCCAGGCCATCAGTCTAGTGGTGATTAGCTTGGCCGGGGTTATTTACTACGTATTGGCGCGGCAAGCGAAAGACCTGGGTTAA